The nucleotide sequence TCGACATGGTGTCGCGCATCGCCGGTGAGGTGTTCATCCCGCTGACGGTCGGTGGTGGCATCCGCACCTGCGAGGACATCCGCACCATGCTGAATGCCGGCGCGGACAAGGTCTCGATCAATACCGCCGCCGTGTTCAACCCGGACTTCGTGCGTGAAGCGGCGGACCGCTTCGGCAGCCAGTGCATCGTGGTCGCCATCGACGCCAAGCGCGTCAGCGAAGAGGGCGAGACACCGCGCTGGGAAATCTTCACCCACGGTGGGCGCAAGCCAACCGGGCTCGACGCTGTCGAGTGGGCGAAGAAGATGGTCGAGCTGGGCGCCGGTGAATTGCTGCTGACCAGCATGGACCGCGATGGCACCAAGGCCGGCTTCGATCTCGGCGTGACACGCGCCATCTCCGACGCCGTCAGCGTGCCGGTCATCGCCTCCGGTGGGGTCGGCACTCTCGACCATCTGGTGGACGGCGTGCTCGAGGGCGGGGCGGATGCGGTGCTGGCCGCCAGCATCTTCCACTTCGCCGAGTACACCATCCCGCAAGCCAAGGCCTACATGGCCGAGCGCGGCATCGAGATGCGCCTCTGAGCGATCGCCTTCGCGTCAGGCAGATACACGAACGCCGCCACTCCTCAGGGAATGGCGGCGTTCGTGTCTTCAGAGACATTACCCGCAGGTCAGGCGACGACAGCGCTCAGGCGTAGCCCAGCTTCGCCAGTGGCGTGAGCGCCTGCTCGAGTCGCTGGTCGGCAAGTCGCAGAATATCGGCCACCAGATGCTTCTCGGCGGCGGGCAGCATCACCCGCTCGCCGACCCACAGCGCCAGCTCGGCAAGGTCATGCTGATTGCCCAGACGGGATGCTGCCTTGTCGAGCAATTCCGGCTCACGACG is from Cobetia marina and encodes:
- the hisF gene encoding imidazole glycerol phosphate synthase subunit HisF; the protein is MALAKRIIPCLDVDAGRVVKGVNFVGIRDAGDPVEVAKRYNEQGADEITFLDITASVDNRGTTVDMVSRIAGEVFIPLTVGGGIRTCEDIRTMLNAGADKVSINTAAVFNPDFVREAADRFGSQCIVVAIDAKRVSEEGETPRWEIFTHGGRKPTGLDAVEWAKKMVELGAGELLLTSMDRDGTKAGFDLGVTRAISDAVSVPVIASGGVGTLDHLVDGVLEGGADAVLAASIFHFAEYTIPQAKAYMAERGIEMRL